A region of Theileria annulata chromosome 2, complete sequence, *** SEQUENCING IN PROGRESS *** DNA encodes the following proteins:
- a CDS encoding uncharacterized protein (chr2.C.cand.320 - hypothetical protein), which produces MFSKSKFFKKLVSQKSWTIFGSLSSIPSSTRNFVSSDLRAKKLIFRAKNTGMKELDLILSDFIRHNPDVLESHHQEFESLLDMETCHIYDIVMGRTRHDLSLYRRICDFALKKVKPNN; this is translated from the coding sequence atgttttcAAAGTCGaaattctttaaaaaattagtttcCCAGAAGAGTTGGACTATTTTTGGTTCTCTCAGCTCCATCCCTTCATCCACTAGGAACTTTGTTTCATCAGATCTGAGAGCCAAAAAGCTCATTTTCAGGGCCAAAAACACTGGAATGAAGGAGTTGGACCTCATTTTATCAGACTTTATCAGACATAATCCAGACGTACTTGAGTCCCACCACCAGGAGTTCGAGTCCCTTTTGGACATGGAGACTTGTCACATTTACGACATTGTAATGGGTAGAACTCGCCATGATTTGTCTCTTTATAGGAGAATTTGTGATTTCGCACTAAAGAAAGTTAAGCCAAacaactaa
- a CDS encoding diphthamide synthesis protein, putative (chr2.cand.192 - PF01866 putative diphthamide synthesis protein), with product MGSDVAVPDFYPSTCKLENLSQLEEEYLEKVVKKALPSNYNFEVKKCVQRIRRNGYSSVCLQMPEGLLNWAVEISEILLFFCYSLKEVIIMGDVTYGACCIDDYTATSLGCQLLIHYGHSCLIPVTEVTIDCLYIFVEISFSAQKLSSAIESCFGPNEHILMMGTIQYSNVLRESTSIMNKNGHFKYYVDVPQVSPLLPGEVLGCTSPVIELKPRIKPGFEESTDVSSNIIFIADGRFHLESTLIQNPGIKLYRFDPFNKVFTEESYDLDALHRVRSKAILKARNSKSVGIILSTLGRQGNINIMNNICNILSSKKIKHFKILVSEITIDHLKTLDLDCFIQIGCPRLSIDWGDSFPKPLLNPYEAYVAFKNIEYKSVYPMDYYSKCGGEWTNHSANASCCKNQSVKESIKDRLLRRTLMSRHLSYSK from the exons ATGGGTTCTGATGTAGCGGTTCCTGATTTTTATCCTTCCACATGTAAACTGGAAAATTTATCGCAATTGGAGGAGGAATACCTAGAGAAAGTCGTTAAAAAGGCTCTTCCATCGAATTATAACTTCGAGgttaaaaaatgtgtacAAAGAATAAGACGTAACGGTTATTCTTCAGTATGCCTCCAGATGCCAGAAGGCTTGTTAAACTGGGCAGTTGAAATAAGcgaaatattattattcttcTGTTACTCATTGAAAgaa GTCATTATAATGGGTGATGTCACTTACGGAGCGTGCTGTATAGACGATTATACAGCAACTTCACTTGGTTGCCAATTACTAATTCACTACGGACACTCATGTTTAATACCAGTAACAGAAGTAACAATCGACTGCCTGTACATATTTGTTGAGATATCGTTTTCGGCACAAAAACTCTCATCCGCAATTGAGTCCTGCTTTGGACCAAACGAACACATCCTAATGATGGGAACAATACAATACTCAAACGTTTTACGTGAGTCAACATCAATAATGAACAAAAATGgacattttaaatattatgtcGATGTTCCCCAAGTATCACCGCTTCTACCGGGAGAAGTTTTGGGCTGTACGTCCCCAGTAATTGAACTTAAACCAAGAATTAAACCCGGTTTTGAGGAATCCACCGATGTTTCTAgcaatataatttttatagcAGATGGTAGATTTCACCTGGAGAGCACTTTAATCCAGAATCCAGGAATTAAACTTTATAGATTCGACCCATTTAACAAG GTTTTCACTGAGGAGTCTTACGATTTGGATGCACTACATAGAGTTCGTTCAAAAGCTATTTTGAAAGCTAGGAACTCTAAAAGTGTTGGGATAATACTTAGCACTCTTGGAAGACAAGGGAATATCAACATCATGAACAACATCTGTAATATTTTGTCATCCAAGAAAATCAAACATTTTAAGATATTGGTCTCTGAGATCACAATCGATCACCTTAAAACACTTGATCTTGACTGTTTTATCCag ATTGGTTGCCCTCGATTGAGTATAGACTGGGGCGACTCGTTTCCGAAGCCACTGTTAAACCCATACGAAGCATACGTAGCATTCAAAAATATTGAATACAAATCAGTGTATCCGATGGACTACTACTCAAAATGTGGAGGAGAATGGACAAACCACTCAGCTA ATGCCAGTTGTTGCAAGAATCAAAGTGTTAAGGAATCAATTAAAGACCGACTTTTACGGAGAACACTCATGTCAAGACATTTATCATACTCTAAATGA
- a CDS encoding uncharacterized protein (chr2.C.cand.319 - rat brain protein-like) codes for MYPIPQPRRFVSYFILKIILDSSKNCVYFILKGLSPESITTAIEYDVWGTRSSVQRTLTKYYDDGYKVILIFPLFATNTLAGYALMKSRPGEYSKSRSKFSSVKFDGPLFDISWVRCLDLNPPEYAHISKYFTKAPVVNTKDGHELDKNTGYDLCKIFEKKFQRMLDTFKGLPKPPILPVTVKTNSEVSPKFINSKNQIELFPTVQKSLKLKGANIYSLDMASEFNPSLLIFPIDLSNMSYDTYISIYNTSHKYWIEIPEDFDISSLTNPS; via the exons ATGTATCCCATTCCACAGCCAAGAAGATTTGTAAGTTACTTTATTTTAAAGATCATTTTAGATTCCAGTAAGAATTGCGTATATTTCATATTAAAAGGACTATCACCAGAATCCATAACAACCGCCATCGAATACGATGTTTGGGGGACAAGATCGTCAGTTCAAAGAACACTAACGAAATACTATGATGATGGGTATAAAGTTATTCTGATTTTCCCGTTGTTCGCAACCAACACACTGGCGGGATACGCATTGATGAAGTCGAGACCAGGCGAATACTCAAAGTCAAGAAGTAAATTTTCTAGCGTTAAATTTGACGGACCACTCTTTGACATTTCCTGGGTAAGGTGCCTGGACCTTAATCCACCAGAATATGCTCACATCTCAAAGTATTTCACAAAAGCGCCAGTTGTTAATACTAAAGATGGACATGAACTTGATAAAAACACAGGATATGACCTGTGcaaaatatttgaaaaaaagTTTCAACGAATGTTGGACACCTTTAAGGGATTACCCAAACCGCCAATCCTGCCAGTTACAGTGAAAACAAACTCTGAAGTCTCACCCAAATTCATTAACTCAAAGAACCAAA ttgAATTATTTCCAACGGTTCAAAAGAGTTTGAAGCTCAAGGGCGCTAACATCTACTCACTTGACATGGCTTCTGAGTTTAATCCCTCACTCCTAATATTTCCAATTGATCTCTCTAACATGTCATATGATACATATATATCCATATATAACACATCACATAAATACTGGATAGAAATTCCAGAAGATTTTGATATTTCCTCCCTTACCAACCCTAGCTGA